One Arthrobacter sp. StoSoilB19 DNA window includes the following coding sequences:
- a CDS encoding FAD-dependent oxidoreductase → MTEASDYVVVGAGLAGAATAWQLASRGHQVTLLERDIPAAHDGSSHGSARIFRYAYPDPFYTQAVLDSKVLWDRLALDAGTELITPFGAVDHGSRRQPDLLAKVLADVGIDHELLSAADARKRWPQIAFDTEVLWHPAAGVIDAETAVNAMVSLAVRKGARLLTGWHLESIERDGTGYRLFSSTGETFDAGHVVVSAGGWLPELLGSLSLPAGFLAALPAITVRQEQAFHFRYRDHDGGAAPGAGPWPTFIHKAADIQAYGLPGGRDAGFAGQKVAEYNGGRLIPSAAGQTGRVDPANRARVVDYVRRCLPGLDPEPYAETTCLFTNTPNEDFLIDRVDNLTVVSPCSGHGAKFAPLIGRWAADLATGSGNVPDRFRSASSTAFTT, encoded by the coding sequence ATGACCGAGGCTTCCGACTATGTGGTTGTGGGTGCCGGCCTGGCCGGCGCCGCCACCGCCTGGCAACTGGCATCCCGCGGCCACCAGGTCACCCTGCTGGAACGCGACATCCCCGCCGCGCACGACGGCAGTTCCCACGGATCCGCCCGGATCTTCCGCTACGCCTACCCGGACCCGTTCTACACGCAGGCGGTGCTGGACTCGAAAGTCCTGTGGGACAGGCTCGCCCTGGATGCCGGCACGGAGCTGATCACACCTTTCGGGGCGGTGGACCACGGGTCCAGGCGGCAACCGGACCTGCTCGCCAAGGTGCTCGCCGACGTCGGAATTGACCACGAACTCCTCTCCGCCGCGGACGCCCGGAAGCGGTGGCCGCAGATCGCCTTCGACACGGAGGTCCTCTGGCACCCCGCTGCCGGCGTGATCGACGCCGAAACCGCGGTCAACGCCATGGTGTCCCTCGCCGTCAGGAAGGGGGCGCGGCTACTGACGGGCTGGCACCTGGAGAGCATTGAGCGGGACGGCACCGGCTACCGCCTCTTCTCCTCCACCGGGGAAACGTTCGACGCGGGCCACGTGGTGGTCAGCGCGGGCGGCTGGCTGCCGGAGCTGCTGGGCTCCCTGTCACTTCCGGCGGGCTTCCTGGCCGCGCTCCCGGCGATCACCGTCCGGCAGGAGCAGGCGTTCCACTTCCGGTACAGGGACCACGACGGCGGCGCAGCCCCGGGTGCGGGCCCCTGGCCGACGTTCATCCACAAGGCGGCGGACATCCAGGCCTACGGTCTGCCCGGGGGCCGGGACGCCGGGTTCGCGGGCCAGAAAGTCGCCGAATACAACGGCGGCAGGCTCATTCCTTCCGCGGCAGGCCAGACGGGCCGGGTGGACCCGGCCAACCGCGCACGGGTGGTGGACTACGTGCGCCGCTGCCTGCCCGGCCTGGACCCGGAACCGTACGCCGAAACCACCTGCCTGTTCACCAACACTCCAAACGAGGACTTCCTCATCGACCGCGTGGACAACCTCACCGTCGTCTCGCCGTGCTCCGGGCACGGGGCAAAGTTCGCACCCCTGATCGGCCGGTGGGCAGCGGACCTGGCCACCGGCAGCGGGAATGTTCCGGACCGGTTCCGGAGCGCCTCTTCCACAGCATTCACCACCTAG
- a CDS encoding FMN-binding glutamate synthase family protein yields the protein MTITSVPAAGAAPIQDISELGLRESATFDRATIADIQRAAATGVYDIRGWGAKRKVPHFDDLLFLGASMSRYPLEGYREKCDTDVVLGDRYASRPLHLQTPVTIAGMSFGALSANAKEALGRGASEVGTSTTTGDGGMTPEERGQSRHLVYQYLPSRYGMNPDDLRKADAIEIVLGQGAKPGGGGMLLGQKITERVAGMRTLPVGIDQRSASRHPDWTGPDDLEIKIGELREITDWKTPIYVKIGASRPYYDTALAVKSGADVVVVDGMQGGTAATQQVFIENVGIPTLAAIPQAVQALQELGVHRKVQLIVSGGIRTGADVAKAMALGADAVAIGTAALIALGDNDPRYAAEYSALGSAAGFYDDFQDGRDPAGITTQDPELSSRLDPVVAGKRLANYLRVLTMEAQTIARACGKSHLHNLEPEDLVALTIEAAAMARVPLAGTSWIPGAGQGGF from the coding sequence ATGACCATCACCTCCGTTCCTGCCGCGGGCGCAGCACCTATCCAGGACATTTCTGAACTGGGCCTCCGCGAGTCCGCCACCTTTGACCGCGCCACCATCGCCGACATCCAGCGCGCGGCCGCCACCGGCGTGTACGACATCCGCGGCTGGGGCGCCAAGCGCAAGGTCCCGCACTTTGACGACCTGCTGTTCCTCGGCGCCTCCATGTCCCGCTACCCGCTGGAGGGCTACCGCGAAAAGTGCGATACCGACGTCGTCCTCGGTGACCGGTACGCCAGCCGCCCGCTGCACCTGCAGACCCCGGTGACCATCGCCGGCATGAGCTTTGGCGCCCTCTCCGCCAACGCCAAGGAAGCGCTGGGGCGCGGCGCATCCGAGGTGGGAACCTCCACAACCACGGGCGACGGCGGCATGACGCCCGAGGAGCGCGGCCAGTCCAGGCACCTGGTGTACCAGTACCTGCCGTCCCGGTACGGCATGAACCCTGACGACCTCCGCAAGGCGGACGCCATCGAGATCGTGCTCGGCCAGGGCGCCAAGCCCGGCGGCGGGGGCATGCTCCTGGGCCAGAAAATCACCGAACGCGTCGCCGGGATGCGCACCCTGCCGGTGGGCATCGACCAGCGCTCCGCCAGCCGCCACCCGGACTGGACCGGCCCGGACGACCTGGAAATCAAGATCGGCGAGCTGCGTGAAATCACCGACTGGAAAACCCCCATCTACGTCAAGATCGGCGCCTCCCGGCCGTACTACGACACCGCCCTGGCAGTGAAGTCCGGCGCGGATGTGGTGGTGGTGGACGGGATGCAGGGCGGGACCGCCGCCACGCAGCAGGTGTTCATCGAGAACGTGGGCATCCCCACCCTGGCCGCCATCCCGCAGGCCGTCCAGGCCCTCCAGGAACTCGGCGTCCACCGCAAGGTCCAGCTCATCGTCTCCGGCGGAATCCGGACGGGGGCCGACGTCGCCAAGGCCATGGCCCTGGGTGCCGACGCCGTGGCCATCGGCACCGCGGCGCTGATCGCGCTGGGCGACAACGATCCCCGCTACGCTGCCGAATACTCCGCGCTGGGTTCCGCCGCCGGCTTCTACGACGACTTCCAGGACGGCCGCGACCCCGCCGGCATCACCACCCAGGACCCCGAATTGTCCTCCCGGCTCGACCCAGTGGTTGCCGGCAAGCGCCTGGCCAACTACCTGCGCGTCCTGACCATGGAGGCCCAGACCATCGCCCGGGCCTGCGGAAAGTCGCACCTGCACAACCTGGAACCGGAGGACCTGGTGGCACTGACCATCGAGGCGGCCGCCATGGCCCGGGTGCCGCTGGCCGGGACCAGCTGGATCCCGGGGGCAGGCCAAGGGGGCTTCTGA
- a CDS encoding protein glxC, whose translation MVTLTAPETFAPTAAPDAGQAVVDLAISSVRELNQAIHDAEDGQSWTVTNPGGKHSLAVGIDADIAVAIDGHAGYYAAGMHQKGSVAINGNAGVGLAENIMSGNVHVTGDASQSAAATGHGGLVVIDGNAGARCGISMKGVDIVVGGNIGHMSAFMAQAGRLVVCGDAGDALGDSIYEARIYVKGTVASLGADCVEKPLREEHLAELAELLAAAGRTDNPADFKRYGSARNLYHFHVDNSTAY comes from the coding sequence ATGGTCACTCTGACGGCCCCCGAAACTTTCGCCCCGACGGCCGCCCCCGATGCCGGGCAGGCAGTGGTTGACCTGGCCATCAGCTCTGTCCGGGAACTGAACCAGGCCATCCACGACGCCGAAGACGGCCAGTCCTGGACCGTCACCAACCCCGGCGGGAAGCACAGCCTGGCCGTTGGCATCGACGCGGACATCGCGGTGGCCATCGACGGCCATGCCGGCTACTACGCAGCCGGGATGCACCAAAAGGGGAGCGTGGCCATCAACGGCAATGCCGGCGTCGGGCTGGCGGAAAACATCATGTCCGGGAATGTCCATGTGACGGGGGATGCGTCCCAGTCCGCCGCGGCCACCGGGCACGGCGGACTGGTGGTCATCGACGGCAACGCCGGAGCCCGCTGCGGGATCTCCATGAAAGGCGTGGACATCGTGGTGGGCGGCAACATCGGCCACATGTCCGCCTTCATGGCCCAGGCCGGCCGGCTGGTGGTCTGCGGCGACGCCGGTGACGCCCTGGGCGACTCCATCTACGAGGCACGGATCTACGTCAAAGGCACGGTGGCCTCCCTCGGCGCGGACTGCGTCGAAAAGCCGCTGCGCGAAGAGCACCTTGCCGAACTGGCAGAACTGCTCGCCGCCGCCGGGCGTACCGACAACCCGGCCGACTTCAAGCGCTACGGCTCAGCCCGGAACCTCTACCACTTCCACGTCGACAACTCGACTGCCTACTAG
- a CDS encoding glutamine amidotransferase yields the protein MCGIAALQLRNPSLHPQMGALLSSMLCQIVDRGPDSAGLAVYNTPGLVSPGTSTLSLLGKDQGMTPAAITAGVAGLLPLDAAAAVRVVGDTTLVSAGVGTDLLVKAVGETLPAATIIGRGEHVAVMKSVGHPMEIAAEHGLEAMAGSQGLSHTRMATESAVTAGGSHPFSVADDLCLVHNGSFSNHATVRRELKREGVVFDSENDTEVGARYVASRLQQGDTLEEALVNLGKVLDGFYTLVVTTADSMAVVRDPIACKPAIIAETDDYVAMASEYRALAGLPGIDNARIFEPEPGKVYTWSL from the coding sequence ATGTGCGGAATCGCCGCGCTGCAGCTGCGCAATCCCTCGCTGCACCCCCAAATGGGCGCCCTGCTGTCCTCCATGCTCTGCCAGATCGTGGACCGCGGACCGGACTCGGCCGGCCTGGCCGTCTACAACACCCCGGGCCTGGTTTCCCCCGGAACCTCCACCCTCAGCCTCCTGGGCAAGGACCAGGGAATGACGCCGGCGGCCATCACCGCCGGCGTGGCCGGCCTCCTCCCGCTGGACGCGGCAGCAGCCGTCCGCGTGGTGGGTGACACCACCCTGGTGAGTGCCGGCGTCGGGACGGACCTCCTGGTGAAGGCCGTCGGCGAAACCCTGCCCGCCGCCACCATCATTGGCCGTGGCGAACACGTGGCCGTGATGAAGAGCGTGGGCCATCCCATGGAGATCGCCGCCGAGCACGGACTTGAGGCGATGGCCGGCAGCCAGGGCCTGTCCCACACCCGGATGGCCACCGAGTCAGCCGTCACCGCCGGGGGCTCGCACCCCTTTTCCGTGGCCGACGACCTCTGCCTGGTGCACAACGGCTCCTTCTCCAACCACGCCACCGTCCGCCGGGAACTCAAGCGCGAAGGCGTGGTGTTCGATTCCGAGAATGACACCGAGGTGGGCGCCCGATACGTAGCCTCCCGCCTGCAGCAGGGCGACACCCTCGAGGAAGCCCTGGTGAACCTGGGTAAGGTCCTGGACGGCTTCTACACGCTGGTGGTCACCACGGCGGACAGCATGGCCGTGGTCCGCGACCCCATCGCCTGCAAGCCGGCCATCATCGCCGAAACGGACGACTACGTGGCCATGGCCTCCGAATACCGTGCCCTGGCCGGGCTGCCCGGCATCGACAACGCCCGCATCTTTGAACCGGAACCCGGAAAGGTCTACACATGGTCACTCTGA
- the glnT gene encoding type III glutamate--ammonia ligase — protein MTSVATPAVTPMPEGGLKAPAPAEEPTISLADIARAHNVRFLLATFVDMTGKPCAKLVPVEAAAELEDGAMGFAGYAAGLMGQKPQDPDLIAVPDLASFTPVPFIKEGLAIIHCDPHVGGKPWPYAPRVILKNTLAGLAEKGMQAKVGAEVEYFLVKKNDDGTLSTADDRDDSPRPCYDARGVTRMYDHLTSISEAMNSLGWGNYANDHEDAAGQFEQNFNFTDALTTADRVVSLRYILNILAGQRGMTATFMPKPFTDRTGTGLHFHFSLWAGSDPLFPSEGTDDGGRGLGLSGLACSFIAGILEHAPALQAFLAPTVNSYKRTGATTSSSGATWSPRKASFGGNDRTHMIRVPDNKRIELRSGDGSANPYLAIATALAAGLDGVEKSLDPGPPSGPGESKPDAHLLPATLLHAVEALRKDPVILASLSGDPAVGGYYADAKEEEFLSWHNQVSDWEIRMYLTSI, from the coding sequence ATGACGAGTGTCGCAACCCCTGCTGTGACCCCAATGCCAGAAGGCGGGCTGAAGGCGCCCGCGCCGGCCGAAGAACCAACCATCTCCCTGGCCGATATTGCGCGTGCCCACAACGTCCGCTTCCTGCTGGCCACGTTCGTGGACATGACCGGGAAGCCCTGCGCCAAGCTGGTCCCGGTGGAGGCCGCGGCTGAACTCGAGGACGGCGCCATGGGGTTCGCGGGCTATGCCGCGGGCCTGATGGGGCAGAAGCCGCAGGACCCGGACCTGATCGCTGTTCCCGATCTGGCGTCCTTCACCCCGGTCCCCTTCATCAAGGAAGGCCTGGCCATCATCCACTGCGACCCGCATGTGGGCGGGAAGCCCTGGCCCTACGCCCCGCGCGTCATCCTGAAGAACACGTTGGCCGGCCTGGCGGAGAAAGGCATGCAGGCCAAGGTGGGCGCCGAGGTGGAGTACTTCCTGGTGAAGAAAAACGACGACGGGACGCTGAGTACCGCCGACGACAGGGACGATTCGCCCCGCCCCTGCTACGACGCCCGCGGCGTCACCCGGATGTACGACCACCTCACCTCCATTTCGGAGGCGATGAACTCCCTGGGCTGGGGCAACTATGCGAACGATCACGAGGACGCCGCCGGCCAGTTCGAGCAGAACTTCAACTTCACGGACGCGCTGACCACGGCGGACCGCGTGGTGTCCCTCCGCTACATCCTGAATATCCTGGCCGGGCAGCGCGGCATGACCGCCACCTTCATGCCCAAGCCGTTCACCGACCGCACCGGCACCGGCCTGCACTTCCACTTTTCGCTGTGGGCAGGTTCCGATCCGCTGTTCCCCAGTGAGGGAACGGACGACGGCGGCCGCGGCCTCGGGCTTTCCGGCCTGGCTTGTTCGTTCATCGCCGGGATCCTGGAACATGCTCCTGCGCTGCAGGCCTTCCTCGCCCCCACCGTGAACTCCTACAAGCGGACCGGCGCCACCACCAGCTCCTCGGGTGCCACCTGGTCGCCGCGGAAGGCATCCTTCGGCGGGAACGACCGCACCCACATGATCCGGGTGCCGGACAACAAACGGATCGAACTCCGCTCCGGCGACGGCTCCGCCAACCCGTACCTGGCCATCGCCACCGCCCTTGCCGCCGGGCTGGACGGCGTGGAGAAGTCCCTGGATCCGGGCCCGCCGTCCGGGCCGGGAGAGTCCAAACCCGACGCGCATCTCCTTCCGGCCACGCTGCTCCACGCCGTGGAAGCACTGCGGAAGGACCCCGTGATCCTGGCCAGCCTCAGCGGGGATCCTGCCGTCGGCGGCTACTACGCGGACGCCAAGGAAGAGGAATTCCTCAGCTGGCACAACCAGGTCAGCGACTGGGAAATCCGCATGTACCTGACCTCGATTTAG
- a CDS encoding LacI family DNA-binding transcriptional regulator has translation MARATVQDVAKTAGVSVGTVSRVLNGSPAVSASSREKVAGAIRQLNYRPLASARDLRRDRTMRILALSKNLESPVISEAFRGFGDAAALSGYVSLIAPTSGDLEREQQLVDMLRNGSVDGLILFSPTMPDGDIEALAEQLSVVQVCEIVDSEAAFGVSIDDRQAAYDITRHLIGTGARRLAIIGNRAARSGRLREQGFREALSEAGLAAEQGLFANGDFDFHAGRRLTRELLAMDRLPDAVFCGSDTVAAGCVREIIDAGLRVPDDVAVAGFDDSIQAEMCIPELTTIRQPAYDLGRVAFEALLERMTGPAHRRGRTFLPHELVIRDSTKN, from the coding sequence ATGGCTCGAGCAACTGTGCAGGACGTCGCCAAAACGGCGGGAGTGTCCGTCGGCACGGTATCGCGCGTGCTGAATGGAAGCCCGGCCGTGAGCGCGTCAAGCAGGGAAAAGGTGGCCGGTGCCATCCGGCAGCTCAACTACCGCCCGCTCGCCTCCGCACGCGACCTGCGCCGCGACCGCACCATGCGCATCCTGGCGCTCTCGAAAAACCTCGAGTCCCCCGTCATCAGTGAAGCGTTCCGTGGCTTCGGTGACGCCGCGGCCTTGTCCGGCTATGTCAGCCTGATCGCCCCGACGTCCGGCGACCTCGAGCGGGAACAGCAGCTCGTGGACATGCTGCGCAACGGGTCCGTGGACGGATTGATCCTGTTTTCCCCCACCATGCCGGACGGCGACATTGAAGCGCTGGCTGAGCAGCTGAGCGTTGTCCAGGTCTGCGAGATCGTCGATTCCGAGGCAGCGTTCGGCGTATCCATTGACGACCGCCAGGCCGCCTACGACATTACGCGGCACCTCATCGGGACAGGCGCCCGGCGGCTTGCCATCATCGGCAACCGGGCTGCCCGCTCCGGCAGGCTGCGCGAACAGGGGTTCCGGGAGGCCCTGTCCGAGGCGGGCCTGGCCGCGGAACAGGGCCTGTTCGCCAACGGTGACTTCGATTTCCACGCCGGCCGCCGCCTCACCAGGGAACTGCTGGCCATGGACCGCCTGCCCGATGCCGTGTTCTGCGGCAGCGACACGGTGGCGGCGGGCTGCGTCCGGGAAATCATCGACGCCGGTCTGCGGGTGCCGGACGATGTGGCGGTTGCCGGCTTCGATGATTCCATCCAGGCGGAGATGTGCATCCCGGAGCTCACCACCATCCGGCAACCGGCCTACGACCTGGGCCGCGTGGCCTTCGAAGCACTCCTCGAACGGATGACCGGCCCGGCCCACCGCCGCGGCCGGACATTCCTCCCGCACGAGCTCGTCATCCGGGATTCCACAAAGAACTGA
- a CDS encoding Gfo/Idh/MocA family oxidoreductase: protein MTLTPAPPGKGKNLVNNQQTPAQQPSTPGENPELRVGVVGIGWAGQQHLKAYSELDGVRIVSLAGMEQELRDSLQAEYAIPNAFADWQDMLDHGGLDAISVAVPTFLHAPIAIAALERGIHVLSEKPIARNAVEGQAMVDAARKAGRVLDVAFNHRRRGDIQALKEVIDDGGLGRPYYAKASWLRRSGIPTLGSWFTNPELAGGGPLADIGVHSLDYGLHLLGEPKVLAVSAATHSELGPQGRGGGSRYTALATSHAFEVEDFASAFLRLEGGGTLLIEAGWATYREQDDLLDFTVYGTDGGAELKVHGAPFPPVGQLRVFTDKDGESADYVPAVLPGRAHDAVVEDFVTAVRGGDAVWAGHDGSLALYRAQIIDACYQSALEQREVRL from the coding sequence ATGACCCTCACCCCAGCGCCGCCCGGAAAAGGAAAGAACCTCGTGAACAACCAGCAAACCCCCGCCCAGCAGCCGTCTACGCCAGGAGAAAATCCGGAGCTGCGGGTGGGTGTGGTGGGTATTGGCTGGGCCGGCCAGCAGCACCTCAAGGCCTATTCCGAGCTGGACGGTGTCCGCATCGTGTCGCTGGCCGGGATGGAGCAGGAGCTCCGTGACTCCCTGCAGGCCGAATACGCCATCCCCAACGCCTTCGCGGACTGGCAGGACATGCTGGACCACGGCGGCCTGGACGCCATCAGTGTGGCAGTGCCCACCTTCCTCCACGCACCCATCGCCATCGCCGCCCTGGAGCGGGGAATCCACGTGCTGAGCGAAAAGCCCATCGCGCGCAACGCCGTCGAGGGCCAGGCCATGGTGGACGCCGCCCGCAAGGCAGGCCGTGTCCTGGACGTCGCCTTCAACCACCGCCGGCGCGGCGACATCCAGGCGTTGAAGGAAGTGATCGACGACGGCGGGCTGGGCCGGCCCTACTACGCCAAGGCTTCCTGGCTGCGCCGCTCCGGCATCCCGACGCTGGGAAGCTGGTTCACCAACCCCGAGCTTGCCGGCGGCGGACCGCTGGCGGACATCGGCGTGCACTCGCTGGATTACGGCCTCCACCTCCTGGGCGAACCGAAGGTGCTGGCTGTCTCCGCCGCCACCCACTCGGAGCTTGGCCCGCAGGGCAGGGGTGGCGGCAGCCGGTATACGGCCCTGGCCACCAGCCACGCGTTCGAGGTGGAAGACTTCGCGTCAGCGTTCCTCCGGCTTGAGGGCGGCGGCACACTGCTGATCGAGGCGGGCTGGGCCACCTACCGGGAACAGGACGACCTGCTCGATTTCACGGTTTACGGCACCGACGGCGGCGCGGAGCTCAAGGTGCACGGCGCACCCTTCCCGCCGGTCGGCCAGCTCCGGGTGTTTACCGACAAGGACGGCGAATCCGCAGACTACGTGCCAGCTGTGCTCCCGGGCCGCGCGCATGACGCAGTGGTGGAAGACTTCGTTACGGCAGTGCGCGGCGGCGACGCCGTTTGGGCCGGGCATGACGGCTCCCTCGCGCTCTACCGTGCACAGATCATCGACGCGTGCTACCAGTCCGCACTTGAGCAGAGGGAGGTTCGTCTCTAA
- a CDS encoding ThuA domain-containing protein: MNGKLRIRVWNEGVHEAINEPSHIGEIYPDGIHGAIAAGLRSYFPDADITTAVLATDDQHGLDEEVLAETDVLLWWGHMAHAEVGDAVVERVHRHVLGGMGLIVLHSGHFAKIFTKLLGTSCSLAWRNDGGRELVWTVKPSHPIAEGVDSPIVIPEQEMYGELFDIPEPDDLIFISSFAGGEVFRSGVTFTRGKGRIFYFSPGDQEYPVYHHPQIQRVLANGVKWAAQPELARSAPAVTNPAREWFQE, from the coding sequence ATGAACGGCAAACTGAGGATCCGGGTGTGGAACGAGGGCGTCCACGAGGCCATCAACGAGCCGTCGCACATCGGGGAGATCTATCCTGACGGCATCCACGGTGCCATTGCGGCAGGACTTCGTTCCTACTTCCCGGACGCTGACATCACGACGGCGGTCCTGGCTACCGACGACCAGCACGGCCTTGACGAGGAGGTGCTTGCGGAGACGGACGTCCTGCTCTGGTGGGGCCATATGGCCCACGCCGAGGTGGGCGACGCCGTCGTCGAACGCGTCCACCGGCACGTGCTTGGCGGCATGGGACTGATTGTGCTCCATTCGGGGCACTTCGCGAAGATCTTCACCAAACTCCTGGGCACCAGCTGCTCCCTCGCCTGGCGCAACGACGGCGGGCGCGAACTGGTCTGGACCGTCAAGCCGTCCCATCCCATCGCCGAAGGCGTGGACAGTCCCATCGTCATCCCCGAACAGGAGATGTACGGCGAGCTGTTCGATATCCCGGAGCCGGACGACCTCATCTTCATCAGCTCCTTCGCGGGCGGCGAGGTGTTCCGTTCCGGCGTCACCTTCACCCGGGGCAAGGGCCGCATCTTCTACTTCAGCCCCGGCGACCAGGAGTACCCGGTGTACCACCACCCGCAGATCCAGCGGGTCCTGGCCAACGGCGTGAAGTGGGCCGCCCAGCCGGAGCTGGCCCGTTCAGCCCCGGCGGTGACCAACCCTGCCCGGGAGTGGTTCCAGGAGTAA
- a CDS encoding cupin domain-containing protein, whose protein sequence is MPAVTVTDLATKSFDEPDEKRRPPKTQVDVVSIGGATLGRFTFEPGWRWSETVKTVVKTDSCQNNHLGFCTGGTLTVQLNDGTQKTIHAGDAYSIPAGHDAWVEGGETFVGYEVISAAEYAKPA, encoded by the coding sequence ATGCCCGCAGTAACGGTCACGGACCTTGCAACCAAATCTTTCGACGAGCCCGATGAGAAGCGCCGCCCACCCAAGACCCAGGTGGATGTGGTCAGCATTGGCGGCGCCACCCTTGGCCGGTTCACCTTCGAGCCCGGCTGGCGCTGGTCTGAAACCGTGAAGACGGTGGTCAAGACGGACAGCTGCCAGAACAACCATCTGGGCTTCTGCACCGGCGGCACCTTGACGGTGCAGCTCAACGATGGAACGCAGAAGACCATCCACGCCGGTGACGCCTATTCCATCCCGGCCGGGCACGACGCCTGGGTGGAGGGCGGCGAGACGTTCGTTGGGTATGAAGTCATCAGCGCGGCCGAGTACGCCAAACCCGCCTGA
- a CDS encoding NAD(P)-dependent oxidoreductase, producing MKVTVIGGSGHIGSFLVPRLVRAGHEVTNISRGTSAPYTDTPEWQQVHQVTADRQEEDRDGTFAGRVSALKPDAVVDLVCFTLESAAALVHRLRGEVGHLLHCGSIWRYGQSLKLPIREGSDSAAAPFGDYGIQKNRIALMLKEETASGGLATTSLHPGHIVGPGWHPVGPLGNLDPSVWQTLSAGQPLRIPGSGAELMHHVHADDVAQAFEKAIAQREAAAGEDFNIVAPTALTVRGYADIAAAWFGHAAVLETVTWDRFRENTSRDYAESSWGHLYRSHCFSIEKAASVLGYAPRYEPEQAVFESIQWLVEHERLHVARPLGVPAG from the coding sequence ATGAAAGTCACCGTCATCGGCGGCAGCGGCCACATCGGCTCGTTCCTGGTCCCCCGGCTGGTCCGCGCAGGCCACGAAGTCACCAACATCAGCCGCGGCACCAGCGCCCCCTACACGGACACGCCCGAATGGCAACAGGTCCACCAGGTCACCGCGGACCGGCAGGAGGAAGACCGGGACGGAACGTTCGCCGGGCGGGTGTCCGCGCTCAAGCCGGATGCCGTGGTGGACCTGGTCTGCTTCACCCTCGAATCTGCGGCGGCGCTGGTGCACCGGTTGCGCGGCGAGGTGGGGCACCTGCTGCACTGTGGCTCCATCTGGCGCTACGGGCAAAGCCTGAAGCTGCCCATCCGGGAAGGTTCGGATTCCGCCGCAGCACCCTTTGGCGACTACGGCATCCAGAAGAACCGGATCGCATTGATGCTCAAGGAAGAGACCGCCAGCGGAGGCCTGGCAACCACATCGCTGCACCCCGGCCACATCGTCGGTCCGGGGTGGCACCCCGTTGGCCCGCTCGGAAACCTGGATCCGTCCGTCTGGCAGACGCTCTCCGCCGGCCAACCCCTCCGGATCCCCGGCAGCGGCGCGGAACTGATGCACCACGTGCATGCCGACGACGTCGCCCAGGCTTTCGAAAAGGCCATCGCGCAGCGGGAGGCGGCCGCCGGCGAGGACTTCAACATCGTGGCCCCCACAGCCCTGACCGTGCGTGGCTACGCGGACATCGCGGCTGCCTGGTTCGGGCACGCCGCCGTGCTGGAGACGGTGACGTGGGACCGCTTCCGCGAAAACACCTCCCGGGACTACGCCGAGTCCAGCTGGGGCCACCTCTACCGCAGCCACTGCTTCAGCATTGAAAAGGCCGCGTCCGTGCTGGGTTATGCGCCCCGGTACGAGCCGGAGCAGGCCGTCTTCGAATCCATCCAATGGCTGGTGGAGCATGAGCGGCTGCACGTCGCCCGGCCCCTGGGCGTCCCCGCGGGCTGA